In a genomic window of Maridesulfovibrio ferrireducens:
- a CDS encoding tetratricopeptide repeat protein — translation MAAFIWLACPHPGLAMEYFLDTKSDMDALRLVFDQKNLSGTVRRTGRQQITISFPTNSLKGEKAPTPMPLSGMRVVDSIKVGSSSIVIGTKMSGFGFIRFPGGNGEMVLQFFRDPIGSKWRSPEDKAKRAAAAKRKAEQRAAKKVAAQKAAVAKRAAQKAATQKANDQKIAAQKAAAEVEPPIIDEIDISPEEDGQAAPVQDEKVLPESVPMRRPFYSVPYTYRAPVSKVGPEGATVVDTSNPPSRAGGSSGSVSGRIMPVADQAGGSVAGSIIPPSEQGQEMTEPIPPSQVSGSVAPPPESSDTGTPEMGEFPVVGGDEEYGGNETEVEGDFYGEDDNATDVMENSVDSTDAFPTEEGKPADEEEGGESKELTLDDKIKIARGILLAAETALEDGEVQVAVDGFKEVTAMSYLPKELRIKAVYGKAEAVTELHKSDIQNNFGVISSSWMEAMNSDTNSPNVPMALLNLGLINLKVGNMPEAKAYFNLLKSQYPNDLNIPYISYYWGEYYLGMHEYEKAADQFQTLVQSYPDSKVVREAALGLAKSLDALGYNKQAFQIIDYIDKRWPRYYIEDLGFLLMAANTQNRLGKVDDAKDNYWAYYNLAPDAKENDIVLARIGDIYLKTGDSRAAKEIYEKTAKDYPEEEGGLVSLMRLAEEGIYDNPSMDDMDKVFDRPYNLRPQKIYTQIIEKHPDSPLAPLAQLKLAMWYYWNKKYGDCLGSVQAFLDKYPRSSLHDKASELGFRVFDKAVPELVKDENYGRVVSFWNSYAKKNNNGDGVSDETRMGVALSYWKKNQPEEALKLVERYLTKKQVPKYSAMALDMALGIYVEGQAWSKVTELVDMARNNWDVDPKQKVHIEYAKAMAYENLGETELSTPLWAGLAANLMLPESSRAYAMYYMAKSAMKQKELKKVFVYSQEALSMLLETGGDREKIKDCILMTIFAAESSGRYREALQWAAEYDKYIPISDPEWASSRFRLAQLYEKAGAMAEWQKLMEEVAEKSPDDLYGRLATSALATRKIERDASRFEPTPSF, via the coding sequence ATGGCGGCCTTCATTTGGCTCGCTTGCCCCCATCCGGGTTTGGCTATGGAGTATTTTCTCGATACCAAGTCAGACATGGATGCCCTTCGTCTTGTCTTTGATCAGAAGAATCTTTCCGGCACAGTCCGCAGAACCGGACGTCAGCAGATTACAATTTCATTTCCAACCAATTCCTTAAAGGGTGAAAAAGCTCCGACTCCTATGCCCTTATCCGGTATGCGTGTTGTTGATTCCATTAAAGTGGGGTCAAGTTCCATTGTTATCGGAACCAAGATGAGCGGGTTTGGATTCATTCGTTTTCCCGGTGGCAACGGCGAGATGGTTTTGCAGTTTTTCCGAGATCCCATTGGATCAAAATGGCGTTCTCCCGAAGATAAAGCAAAACGCGCTGCCGCCGCAAAAAGAAAAGCCGAACAAAGAGCAGCTAAAAAAGTTGCTGCCCAGAAAGCTGCCGTAGCTAAAAGAGCAGCTCAAAAGGCCGCAACCCAAAAAGCTAATGACCAAAAAATTGCTGCGCAAAAGGCTGCTGCTGAAGTAGAACCTCCGATTATCGATGAAATTGATATTTCTCCTGAAGAAGACGGGCAGGCCGCTCCTGTTCAGGATGAAAAGGTTTTGCCTGAATCTGTCCCTATGAGACGTCCTTTCTATTCTGTTCCTTATACTTATCGCGCTCCCGTTTCCAAAGTCGGACCGGAAGGTGCTACTGTTGTTGATACTTCCAATCCACCGTCTAGAGCCGGTGGTTCATCCGGAAGTGTTTCCGGCCGGATTATGCCTGTTGCAGATCAGGCGGGTGGCTCTGTTGCGGGAAGTATTATCCCGCCATCCGAGCAGGGACAGGAAATGACAGAACCTATTCCACCATCACAGGTTTCCGGTTCGGTTGCTCCTCCACCTGAGTCAAGTGATACAGGGACTCCTGAAATGGGAGAATTTCCTGTTGTCGGTGGCGATGAAGAATATGGTGGCAATGAGACTGAAGTTGAGGGAGATTTTTACGGGGAAGATGATAACGCTACTGATGTGATGGAAAATTCTGTTGATAGTACTGACGCATTTCCTACTGAAGAGGGTAAACCTGCCGATGAAGAAGAGGGTGGGGAAAGCAAAGAGCTGACTTTGGATGATAAGATAAAAATCGCCAGAGGAATTTTGCTTGCTGCTGAAACAGCTCTTGAAGACGGAGAGGTTCAAGTCGCTGTTGATGGATTTAAAGAAGTTACAGCAATGTCTTATCTGCCTAAAGAGCTGAGAATTAAAGCTGTATATGGTAAAGCTGAAGCCGTGACTGAACTTCATAAATCTGACATCCAGAATAATTTCGGTGTAATTTCCAGTTCGTGGATGGAAGCCATGAACTCGGATACTAATTCACCAAATGTGCCTATGGCGCTGCTTAATCTAGGTCTTATAAATTTGAAAGTTGGAAATATGCCGGAAGCAAAAGCATATTTTAATTTATTAAAATCTCAGTATCCTAATGACCTGAATATTCCTTATATAAGTTACTATTGGGGTGAATATTATCTGGGTATGCACGAGTATGAGAAAGCAGCGGACCAGTTTCAAACTCTGGTTCAGAGTTACCCTGACAGCAAGGTTGTGCGCGAAGCTGCTCTTGGACTTGCAAAATCCCTTGATGCTCTCGGATATAACAAGCAGGCATTTCAAATTATCGATTACATAGATAAACGCTGGCCCAGATATTATATTGAAGATCTCGGATTTTTACTGATGGCTGCAAACACCCAGAATAGGCTTGGGAAGGTTGATGATGCCAAGGATAACTATTGGGCGTATTATAATCTGGCACCGGATGCAAAAGAGAATGATATCGTCTTAGCCCGTATTGGTGATATTTATCTTAAAACCGGGGATTCACGAGCTGCAAAAGAGATTTATGAAAAAACGGCGAAGGATTATCCCGAGGAGGAAGGCGGTCTTGTTTCTCTGATGCGTCTTGCTGAAGAAGGTATTTATGATAACCCCAGCATGGACGATATGGATAAGGTTTTTGACCGTCCTTATAATCTCAGACCTCAGAAAATTTATACTCAGATTATTGAAAAACATCCTGACAGTCCCCTTGCCCCGCTTGCTCAGCTCAAGCTGGCAATGTGGTATTATTGGAATAAAAAATATGGTGATTGTCTCGGATCTGTGCAGGCGTTTCTTGATAAATATCCTAGAAGTTCCTTGCATGATAAGGCCAGTGAATTAGGTTTCAGAGTTTTTGATAAAGCTGTTCCTGAGTTGGTCAAAGATGAAAATTACGGAAGAGTCGTGTCTTTCTGGAATTCCTACGCCAAGAAAAATAATAACGGCGACGGAGTCAGTGATGAGACCAGAATGGGCGTTGCTTTAAGTTACTGGAAAAAAAATCAGCCAGAGGAAGCCCTTAAACTTGTCGAGCGTTATCTGACAAAGAAACAGGTTCCCAAATATTCAGCCATGGCTCTTGATATGGCACTTGGAATATATGTGGAAGGGCAGGCATGGAGCAAGGTTACCGAGTTGGTTGATATGGCTAGAAATAACTGGGATGTTGATCCTAAGCAGAAAGTTCATATCGAATATGCCAAAGCTATGGCGTATGAAAATCTCGGTGAAACGGAATTGAGCACACCTCTCTGGGCTGGACTTGCCGCTAATTTAATGCTTCCGGAATCTTCAAGAGCATATGCCATGTATTATATGGCAAAATCTGCTATGAAACAGAAGGAACTGAAGAAAGTATTTGTTTATTCTCAGGAAGCTCTTTCAATGTTGCTTGAAACAGGCGGAGATAGAGAGAAGATTAAAGACTGTATTTTAATGACTATTTTTGCTGCGGAAAGTTCCGGCAGATATAGAGAAGCTCTTCAATGGGCTGCCGAGTATGATAAATATATACCGATTTCAGATCCGGAGTGGGCTTCTTCCCGTTTCAGGCTGGCACAGCTTTATGAAAAAGCAGGGGCCATGGCTGAGTGGCAAAAGTTGATGGAGGAGGTTGCTGAGAAAAGTCCTGACGATTTGTATGGACGCTTGGCTACATCCGCTCTTGCAACCCGTAAAATAGAGCGAGACGCATCAAGATTCGAGCCGACACCGTCTTTTTAA
- the bioD gene encoding dethiobiotin synthase encodes MSIDIPGFFITGTGTDVGKTVVTAGLARLLQNAGYKVLPVKPVQSGGIKTSLGKLDSPDGDVYKSAGAVWDIDKQCPYIFEPACSPHLAARLSGVELEVGTIAEKVKSLEGQGTLLVEGAGGILVPLNGESTMMDLMKELSYPVLLVAGNKLGTINDTLLSLTVLKQAGINVAGVIMTSSAGPEPSEFGMAADNIRSIEDFSGVKVLASIPYISNWNPDELRCWAEVDRALAEIDLNSLANN; translated from the coding sequence GTGAGTATTGATATTCCCGGTTTTTTTATAACCGGAACAGGAACAGATGTCGGTAAAACTGTAGTTACTGCCGGACTTGCTAGGTTGTTGCAAAATGCGGGGTATAAAGTTTTACCCGTGAAGCCTGTGCAGTCCGGTGGAATTAAGACTTCACTCGGAAAGCTGGATTCTCCCGATGGTGACGTTTATAAAAGCGCCGGAGCCGTGTGGGATATTGATAAGCAATGTCCGTACATATTTGAACCTGCCTGTTCTCCGCATCTTGCGGCGCGTTTGTCCGGTGTTGAGCTTGAAGTCGGGACTATTGCTGAAAAGGTAAAGTCACTTGAAGGTCAAGGGACGTTGCTTGTTGAAGGTGCCGGAGGAATACTGGTTCCTTTGAACGGGGAAAGTACCATGATGGATCTTATGAAAGAACTTTCGTATCCTGTTTTGCTTGTTGCCGGAAACAAGCTGGGCACGATTAACGACACCTTGCTTTCCCTCACTGTATTAAAGCAGGCCGGAATCAATGTTGCCGGTGTGATAATGACCTCCAGCGCCGGACCTGAGCCTTCAGAATTTGGTATGGCGGCCGATAATATCCGTTCTATTGAAGACTTTTCCGGTGTTAAAGTGCTTGCCTCGATTCCATATATTTCAAATTGGAATCCTGATGAACTCCGTTGCTGGGCAGAAGTTGACCGCGCTTTGGCAGAAATTGATCTGAATTCACTCGCGAATAATTAA
- the amrB gene encoding AmmeMemoRadiSam system protein B, whose amino-acid sequence MDRKPIVAGRFYTDNPQELKTEVEQYTGPRKKKSKPPYDKLVMLPHAGYVFSGGTCGKTLAEASLAPIVILLGPNHTGLGAPLSVWSTGCWNFPGGKLDVDESLAAQLLESGAGFVSNEAAHTREHSLEVLIPFLHHVNPAIKIVPVCVSESAPKSLKKAGEALAEIIERSSKPVSIVVSSDMSHFITAEMAKKLDSIALEAVIRMDPEGFYSAVSTNNISMCGVLPMTLGMYAAQKNGAVRGKLLDYTNSGKVTGDYESVVAYAGVIIS is encoded by the coding sequence ATGGATAGAAAGCCAATTGTTGCAGGGCGATTTTATACTGACAATCCGCAGGAACTAAAAACTGAAGTGGAGCAGTATACCGGACCTCGTAAAAAGAAATCTAAACCCCCTTATGATAAGCTGGTGATGCTTCCTCATGCCGGGTATGTGTTTTCCGGCGGAACATGTGGCAAAACTCTGGCGGAAGCGTCTCTGGCTCCCATTGTAATTCTTTTAGGGCCGAATCATACAGGACTCGGCGCTCCTTTGTCTGTCTGGTCGACAGGTTGCTGGAATTTTCCCGGCGGTAAGCTGGATGTGGATGAAAGTCTGGCTGCACAGCTTCTTGAAAGCGGAGCCGGATTTGTCTCAAACGAAGCCGCTCACACCAGAGAGCATTCTTTAGAAGTCCTTATTCCTTTTTTACATCACGTTAATCCGGCAATTAAAATTGTTCCTGTCTGCGTTTCTGAGTCTGCGCCAAAGTCACTTAAAAAGGCCGGAGAAGCTCTGGCTGAAATTATTGAGCGCAGTTCTAAACCGGTTTCAATAGTAGTCAGCTCGGATATGAGTCATTTCATTACCGCTGAAATGGCCAAAAAACTTGATTCAATTGCACTTGAAGCTGTGATCAGAATGGACCCCGAAGGGTTTTATTCGGCAGTTTCCACAAATAATATAAGTATGTGCGGCGTTTTACCTATGACTCTCGGCATGTATGCCGCTCAAAAGAATGGCGCAGTACGTGGGAAACTCCTTGATTATACCAATTCAGGCAAGGTTACCGGGGATTATGAAAGTGTAGTGGCTTATGCCGGGGTAATTATTTCATAA
- a CDS encoding sugar porter family MFS transporter yields the protein MVNAPLEDKQSTSIIFVLLISAAAALGGFLFGFDTAVINGAVVALGEHFNVGPVLVGMSVSLALMGSAVGALSSGFISDRYGRVKPMLLAAVMFTASGIGSGFPFTVWDFIFWRFVGGMGIGLASAITPAYIAEISPANLRGRFGSLQQLAIVTGIFIAMLSNYILVKIAGGSASMDLWLGAETWRWMFWAEVPPALLYGFAALMIPESPRYLIGTGREREAESVLSRVLGEHVLEKIEEIKLTLRVENGSSFADLKGRFGFTPIIWVGLGLSVLQQFVGINVIFYYGSMLWRSVGFSEENSLWITVITGVVNIVTTLVAIAFIDRVGRKPLLLLGSAGMLLTLGLLAFLFANAPLDAAGHPALSGSSATTALVAANLYVFCFGFSWGPVVWVLLGEMFNNRVRASALALGAGAQWVANFMVSASFPSLVEWAGLGKTYSIYAFFAAVSFLFVMFFVRETRGKELEEME from the coding sequence ATGGTGAATGCTCCCCTCGAAGACAAACAGTCCACAAGCATCATTTTTGTTTTACTTATTTCCGCAGCCGCAGCTCTTGGCGGTTTTCTTTTTGGATTTGATACCGCAGTCATCAACGGGGCTGTAGTTGCTTTGGGGGAACATTTTAATGTCGGTCCGGTGCTTGTGGGGATGTCTGTTTCGTTGGCCCTTATGGGGTCGGCCGTGGGAGCTTTGTCTTCCGGGTTTATTTCTGATCGTTACGGCAGAGTGAAGCCTATGCTCCTCGCCGCGGTGATGTTTACCGCCAGCGGTATAGGTTCAGGTTTTCCATTTACTGTGTGGGATTTTATCTTCTGGAGGTTTGTAGGCGGGATGGGAATCGGCCTTGCCAGCGCGATTACCCCTGCTTATATCGCTGAAATTTCACCCGCTAATTTACGTGGACGGTTCGGGTCTCTCCAGCAGCTTGCTATTGTAACGGGTATTTTTATAGCCATGCTCAGCAATTACATATTGGTAAAGATTGCAGGCGGATCTGCCAGCATGGATTTATGGCTGGGGGCTGAAACGTGGCGCTGGATGTTCTGGGCGGAAGTCCCGCCTGCATTGCTTTACGGCTTTGCAGCTTTGATGATTCCTGAATCTCCCCGCTATTTAATAGGTACGGGGCGTGAGCGTGAAGCTGAAAGTGTGCTGTCCAGAGTTTTAGGAGAACATGTTCTTGAGAAAATAGAAGAAATTAAGCTCACTCTTAGAGTTGAAAACGGCTCTTCTTTTGCTGATTTGAAGGGACGTTTCGGATTTACACCGATCATCTGGGTTGGGCTGGGGCTTTCGGTTTTGCAGCAATTCGTCGGCATTAATGTCATTTTTTATTATGGAAGCATGCTCTGGCGCAGTGTTGGTTTTTCAGAGGAAAATTCGTTGTGGATTACTGTGATTACCGGTGTTGTAAATATTGTGACAACTCTGGTGGCGATTGCTTTTATTGACCGTGTAGGACGCAAACCTCTGCTCTTGCTTGGTTCAGCGGGAATGTTGCTGACTCTTGGGTTGCTTGCCTTTCTTTTTGCCAACGCGCCGCTTGATGCCGCAGGTCATCCTGCCTTAAGCGGTTCTTCCGCCACTACAGCTCTCGTTGCAGCGAATCTCTATGTCTTCTGTTTCGGATTTTCATGGGGGCCCGTTGTGTGGGTTTTGCTTGGCGAGATGTTTAATAACCGGGTAAGAGCATCTGCTCTTGCTTTGGGTGCGGGCGCGCAGTGGGTAGCAAATTTCATGGTTTCAGCTTCTTTTCCTTCACTTGTTGAATGGGCGGGACTTGGAAAAACCTATTCAATATACGCTTTTTTTGCTGCGGTTTCATTTTTATTTGTAATGTTTTTTGTGCGTGAAACCAGAGGGAAAGAGTTGGAGGAAATGGAGTAG
- a CDS encoding hydantoinase/oxoprolinase N-terminal domain-containing protein, which yields MNFENGYAIGIDTGGTYTDTVVVKCADLSVVATAKSPTTHHDLSLGLAASLDEALKNSKVDPSEVNLVSVSTTLATNAVVENKGARVGLFMIGSSKSVKLPVVTARFVRGGHKVTGAEVDPIDIESLVDGVMNMKGHVDSYAVCSAMSIKNPAHENIAEKAISLTDPKPVFCSHRISTKAGQMERAATAVLNARLMPVMDEFLKGVSSVLDERNLGGSVVVIRGNATSMNMENAIERAADTFASGPASTAYYGCIYSPAKDALIVDVGGTTTDVTLIRNSKPTIQESGSIIGDWETHVEAVEMFTVGVGGDSFSRITRSGRLEIGPGRVVPLCMAGNIPLPENWIGTENDSRLIKIGPAASETSDDAILTYLLENGPSTFGQLMQGLDLGEISLGTKVEKLVRSQLLDEVGFTPTDALHVLGKVEIGNREMSISAAKVLGAVFEISGDEFAEKVLDDTRIKIENAMLEHIVRKEIGGNMAGIVAGRSASNLVSFDVSLNLPIIGIGAAADCLLSEVAEKLHTEAVFPEHHEVGNALGAVRMALDNMNKESE from the coding sequence ATGAATTTTGAAAACGGCTATGCAATCGGAATTGATACAGGCGGAACATACACTGATACTGTTGTGGTCAAGTGTGCGGATTTAAGCGTTGTTGCCACTGCTAAATCACCAACCACTCATCATGATTTAAGCCTCGGTTTGGCGGCATCTCTTGATGAAGCTTTAAAGAATAGCAAGGTCGATCCTTCGGAAGTGAACCTTGTTTCAGTCTCGACAACTCTTGCTACAAACGCCGTTGTGGAAAATAAGGGAGCCAGAGTCGGATTGTTTATGATTGGTTCTTCGAAGAGTGTTAAGCTTCCGGTTGTTACTGCACGCTTTGTTAGGGGCGGGCATAAAGTTACGGGAGCTGAGGTCGATCCGATTGATATTGAATCTCTGGTTGACGGTGTAATGAATATGAAAGGGCATGTGGACAGTTACGCAGTGTGCTCTGCCATGAGTATTAAAAATCCCGCTCATGAAAATATTGCAGAAAAAGCTATTTCGCTCACTGATCCCAAGCCTGTTTTTTGTTCGCACAGAATAAGCACTAAGGCAGGGCAGATGGAACGTGCGGCAACAGCTGTGCTGAATGCGCGTCTTATGCCTGTTATGGATGAATTTCTTAAAGGTGTCAGTTCAGTGCTTGATGAACGCAACCTTGGCGGATCGGTTGTTGTTATCCGCGGAAACGCTACATCCATGAATATGGAAAATGCCATCGAACGCGCTGCTGATACTTTTGCAAGTGGTCCTGCATCTACAGCCTATTACGGATGTATATATTCCCCTGCAAAGGACGCTCTGATTGTTGATGTGGGCGGAACCACTACCGATGTTACTTTAATTAGAAACTCAAAGCCGACCATTCAGGAAAGCGGTAGTATCATCGGCGATTGGGAAACTCATGTTGAAGCTGTGGAAATGTTTACTGTGGGCGTAGGTGGAGACAGTTTCTCGCGTATAACCCGTTCCGGTAGGCTTGAAATCGGCCCCGGCAGAGTTGTTCCTTTATGTATGGCGGGCAATATTCCGCTTCCTGAAAACTGGATAGGCACAGAAAACGATTCCCGTTTGATTAAGATTGGACCGGCTGCTTCTGAAACGTCTGATGATGCAATTCTCACATATCTTTTAGAAAATGGACCGTCTACTTTCGGGCAACTTATGCAGGGACTTGATCTAGGTGAAATTTCACTTGGAACTAAGGTTGAAAAGCTTGTGCGGAGCCAGTTGCTTGATGAAGTAGGTTTTACTCCTACTGATGCTTTGCATGTTCTCGGTAAAGTTGAAATTGGTAACCGTGAAATGTCTATTTCTGCTGCGAAGGTTCTGGGCGCTGTATTTGAAATCAGCGGTGATGAATTTGCAGAAAAAGTTTTAGACGACACTCGCATTAAGATTGAAAACGCAATGCTTGAACATATTGTGCGTAAAGAAATCGGTGGTAATATGGCCGGAATTGTTGCCGGACGTTCTGCCAGCAATTTGGTCAGCTTTGATGTGTCGCTTAATCTTCCTATTATCGGAATTGGTGCGGCGGCTGATTGTCTTTTGTCCGAAGTTGCTGAAAAATTACATACGGAAGCTGTTTTTCCTGAGCATCACGAAGTCGGAAACGCTCTCGGTGCGGTAAGAATGGCTCTTGATAATATGAACAAGGAGAGTGAGTAA
- a CDS encoding NAD(P)/FAD-dependent oxidoreductase — MCPNSTGKKEFDVIIVGGGPAGLFAAYHLGENTDLDVLVIEKGKPSLKRNCPITGDQECIKCKPCNILSGVGGAGLFSDGKLNYIHKLGKTDLTQFMSVAKAKELIDETEDIFNRFNMDGKVFPTDMEAAKEIRKNALKNGIDLLLIKQKHLGSDNLPGHIAAMAEYVKGCGVTFHTSEEVKDILIEDGALAGVVTSRSEYRAKNVILAPGRVGSEWMGTIAKRHDLAITQRGIEVGVRVEVPADIMRDLCSVIYDPTFFIRTTTYDDQVRTFCTNQGGFIALENYQDFVCVNGHAYMDKKSENTNFAFLSKVVLEEPVTDNHAYGESIGKLATIIGGGKPILQRFGDLKRGRRSTWNRVHNSFIEPTMKNVTCGDIAMALPERIVRNIVEGLEKLNEVVPGVANEETLLYAPEIKFFSTQVETSNMLETAYEGLFVAGDGPGVAGNIVSASATGLIPAKEIARRNN, encoded by the coding sequence ATGTGCCCGAACAGTACCGGGAAGAAAGAGTTTGATGTTATTATCGTTGGCGGTGGACCAGCCGGTCTTTTCGCTGCGTATCATCTTGGCGAGAATACGGACCTTGATGTTCTGGTTATCGAAAAAGGAAAGCCTTCCCTCAAAAGAAATTGTCCCATAACCGGAGATCAGGAGTGCATTAAGTGCAAGCCCTGTAATATTCTTTCCGGTGTCGGTGGGGCTGGTTTGTTTTCTGACGGTAAACTTAATTATATCCATAAGCTCGGTAAAACTGATTTAACTCAGTTTATGTCTGTTGCGAAAGCTAAAGAGCTTATTGATGAGACGGAAGATATTTTCAATCGCTTTAACATGGACGGGAAAGTATTTCCCACTGACATGGAAGCTGCGAAAGAGATTCGCAAGAATGCCCTTAAGAACGGCATTGATCTTCTTCTTATTAAACAAAAGCATCTTGGTAGCGACAATCTTCCCGGTCATATTGCGGCAATGGCGGAATATGTCAAAGGATGCGGTGTGACATTTCACACTTCGGAAGAAGTTAAAGATATTTTGATTGAAGACGGCGCTCTTGCCGGGGTTGTTACCAGCCGTTCTGAATATCGCGCTAAGAATGTAATTCTTGCTCCGGGAAGAGTCGGTTCTGAATGGATGGGAACTATTGCCAAGCGGCATGATCTTGCTATCACTCAGCGTGGTATTGAGGTTGGAGTGCGTGTGGAGGTTCCAGCTGATATAATGCGTGACCTTTGCAGTGTTATTTATGACCCTACGTTCTTTATCCGTACCACGACTTACGACGATCAGGTCCGCACATTCTGTACTAATCAGGGCGGTTTTATCGCGCTTGAAAACTATCAGGATTTTGTTTGTGTTAACGGGCATGCTTACATGGATAAAAAGTCTGAAAATACAAACTTTGCGTTCCTTTCAAAAGTAGTGCTTGAAGAGCCTGTTACCGATAATCACGCATACGGCGAGTCTATCGGTAAGCTTGCAACTATTATCGGAGGCGGTAAGCCTATTCTTCAGCGTTTCGGAGACTTGAAGCGTGGTCGTCGTTCCACATGGAATCGTGTTCACAACAGTTTCATTGAACCGACCATGAAGAATGTTACTTGCGGTGATATTGCAATGGCTCTTCCTGAGCGTATTGTAAGAAACATTGTCGAAGGTCTGGAAAAACTTAATGAAGTTGTTCCGGGTGTCGCAAATGAAGAGACACTGCTTTATGCGCCTGAGATTAAATTCTTCTCAACACAGGTTGAGACAAGTAATATGCTTGAAACTGCTTACGAAGGTCTGTTTGTGGCCGGAGATGGCCCGGGCGTAGCGGGGAATATTGTTTCCGCTTCTGCAACAGGACTTATTCCGGCTAAGGAAATTGCTCGCAGAAACAACTGA
- a CDS encoding RrF2 family transcriptional regulator, with amino-acid sequence MRLTTRSRYGTRMMLDIAIHCEDGPVRISDIAQRQGLSTKYLEKLIRELKKAGFISSKRGPGGGHTLAMTPKEISVGAIVRSLEGEPGLVECLASDNLCQRIEDCPTREVWIKASKAMYAALDEISISDMLKEGSFCVKNNSF; translated from the coding sequence ATGAGACTGACCACCAGAAGCAGATACGGAACAAGAATGATGCTCGATATTGCTATACACTGCGAAGATGGCCCCGTTCGCATCAGCGACATTGCCCAGCGTCAGGGACTCTCGACCAAATATCTTGAAAAACTTATCCGCGAATTAAAAAAAGCTGGATTCATATCCAGCAAACGCGGCCCCGGTGGCGGGCACACCTTGGCAATGACCCCGAAAGAAATTTCCGTAGGTGCTATTGTCAGAAGCCTTGAAGGTGAGCCCGGACTTGTTGAATGTCTGGCAAGCGACAATCTCTGCCAAAGAATAGAGGACTGTCCGACTCGTGAAGTCTGGATCAAAGCAAGCAAAGCAATGTATGCAGCTCTGGACGAGATAAGTATATCTGACATGCTGAAAGAAGGTTCTTTCTGCGTTAAAAACAACTCTTTTTAA
- a CDS encoding sigma-54 interaction domain-containing protein translates to MALNLDGIIGNSVALRDVFKVLGKVAPTDSTVLVTGESGTGKELVVRALHHNSKRKGKPFVPVNCGAIPRELLESELFGHEKGAFTHAIRSRPGRFELADGGTIFLDEIGEMDLSLQVKILRVLQEKEIERVGGTQIKKVDVRIVAATNRDLEVEVAAGRFREDLFYRLNVIPMHLPPLRERGGDVLILAKHFLSNFCSGKDRVTLKLLPETADMLVSYSWPGNVRELENFMERLSILCDEDEVTPDDLPEKILRDVGREPKIKVSELVQPMGFSWPTLEDMNEHSSEGLKDFLEQIEDKILIEALQKADGVKNKAAELLGVKRTTLIEKIKKRNLDV, encoded by the coding sequence ATGGCTCTTAATCTTGATGGAATAATAGGCAACAGTGTTGCCCTCAGGGATGTTTTTAAAGTCCTTGGAAAAGTCGCGCCTACCGACAGTACCGTGCTGGTAACCGGGGAATCCGGTACGGGTAAGGAGTTGGTTGTCCGAGCTTTGCATCACAACAGTAAACGTAAAGGGAAACCTTTTGTTCCGGTTAACTGCGGCGCTATTCCCAGAGAACTCCTTGAATCCGAACTTTTCGGTCATGAGAAAGGCGCGTTTACACATGCAATCCGCTCACGTCCGGGGCGATTTGAATTAGCTGACGGCGGAACAATTTTCCTGGATGAAATCGGTGAAATGGATCTCAGCCTTCAGGTCAAGATTTTACGAGTCTTGCAGGAAAAGGAAATTGAGCGGGTCGGCGGCACTCAGATAAAGAAAGTGGACGTTAGGATCGTTGCTGCAACCAACCGGGATCTGGAAGTCGAAGTTGCCGCCGGAAGGTTTCGCGAAGATCTTTTTTATCGTTTGAATGTTATCCCGATGCATCTTCCACCCTTGCGTGAAAGAGGCGGGGATGTTCTTATTCTGGCAAAGCACTTTCTTTCCAATTTTTGTTCAGGAAAAGATAGAGTTACTTTGAAACTACTTCCTGAAACTGCGGATATGCTGGTTTCATATTCGTGGCCGGGTAATGTTCGCGAACTGGAAAATTTCATGGAAAGGCTGTCCATCCTCTGTGATGAGGATGAAGTTACGCCTGATGATCTGCCTGAAAAAATCTTGAGAGATGTGGGCAGAGAACCTAAGATAAAAGTATCCGAGCTTGTTCAACCTATGGGTTTTTCATGGCCGACTTTAGAAGATATGAACGAGCACAGCAGTGAAGGTCTTAAAGATTTTCTTGAACAGATTGAGGATAAAATTCTTATTGAAGCTTTACAGAAAGCGGATGGCGTCAAAAATAAGGCCGCAGAACTTCTCGGAGTTAAGCGGACGACACTCATTGAGAAAATCAAGAAAAGAAATCTGGACGTTTAA